A genome region from Mammaliicoccus sp. Marseille-Q6498 includes the following:
- a CDS encoding ABC transporter permease — translation MNIGQHVKYDITRIFRSPLGYLGFLISILPGLGGIIAVQTLDAPFNAQVILSMFIMFGGLVLVMFTMRTIVRDMQYGTIQLFLNSKLNRVKYLYGKLISVISITVIFTLFGMLFTLLAGAIVGYGELAYTDFLKLLGVLVLIVLFYVTLLNILNLLTGKSAIVYTAAILLLIFLPTIFDALIFIPKYGPDLAEMMKYNPLSFLPRVFSSGALTMKGYQIWISIACIVIFTAINHYIIRNKNI, via the coding sequence ATGAATATTGGACAACATGTAAAATATGACATAACGAGAATTTTCAGAAGTCCTTTAGGTTACTTAGGATTTTTAATATCAATATTGCCAGGTCTAGGCGGTATAATTGCTGTTCAAACATTAGATGCGCCATTCAATGCGCAAGTTATTTTATCAATGTTTATCATGTTTGGTGGACTTGTTTTAGTGATGTTTACAATGAGGACAATTGTACGTGATATGCAATATGGCACAATTCAATTGTTTTTAAACTCTAAATTAAATAGAGTGAAATATTTATATGGTAAGTTAATATCCGTAATAAGTATTACAGTAATATTTACGTTATTTGGAATGTTATTTACATTACTAGCAGGAGCGATAGTAGGGTATGGAGAACTTGCCTATACTGATTTCTTAAAACTGTTAGGTGTACTAGTACTTATCGTGCTATTTTATGTTACGTTGCTTAATATTCTTAACTTATTGACTGGTAAATCGGCAATTGTTTATACAGCAGCAATTCTATTGCTTATCTTTTTACCAACAATATTTGATGCATTAATATTTATTCCTAAATATGGACCGGATCTAGCTGAAATGATGAAGTATAATCCATTAAGTTTTCTACCTAGAGTATTCAGTTCAGGTGCGTTAACTATGAAAGGTTATCAAATTTGGATTTCAATTGCTTGTATCGTCATTTTCACAGCAATCAATCATTACATTATAAGAAATAAGAATATATAA
- a CDS encoding amidohydrolase: MLRSLLFKKLEQKEQEMIKHYQNLHQFPEPSFNEVKTSQYIEAFYKDKDVRLHTRIGGHYGLIVEIEGNSPGRTIALRADFDALNIQEETGLPFSSKNEGWMHACGHDAHTAYLMILAESLIELKDSLPGKVVIIHQHAEELAPGGAIDMLESGFLNDVDEIYGIHLFPDYTPDVISYRKGPTMGGRSLFRLKVKGKGGHGSSPHLANDAIMAASTFVTNVQTVVSRRLNPFDMGVVTISSFNGLGSLNVIQENVELAGDVRYMESRIGHQIHDEILQLIEGLEESYNVKCDFQYELDCIPLINHYKQTDYLVDILATSQGEYFQSLKEHEQLTSSEDFASYLEKIPGSFFFIGCKPYHLEEAYYNHSPKFVVNEDALLTASKALGEVVLNRLNIED, translated from the coding sequence ATGTTACGAAGTTTACTATTTAAAAAATTAGAACAAAAAGAACAAGAAATGATTAAGCATTATCAAAATTTACATCAATTTCCGGAACCTTCATTTAATGAAGTGAAAACTTCACAATATATAGAAGCTTTTTATAAAGATAAAGATGTTCGTTTACATACAAGAATCGGTGGTCATTATGGTTTAATCGTTGAAATAGAAGGGAACAGCCCGGGAAGAACGATTGCTTTAAGAGCGGATTTTGATGCTTTAAATATTCAAGAAGAAACGGGATTACCATTTTCATCAAAGAATGAAGGATGGATGCACGCATGCGGACACGATGCACATACTGCATATTTAATGATTCTTGCAGAAAGTTTAATAGAATTAAAAGATTCTTTGCCTGGAAAAGTCGTTATTATTCATCAACATGCTGAAGAGTTAGCTCCAGGTGGTGCAATCGATATGTTAGAATCCGGATTTTTAAATGATGTAGATGAAATTTATGGCATACACCTATTTCCAGACTATACACCTGACGTAATATCGTATAGAAAAGGACCAACTATGGGAGGACGTTCATTATTCCGTTTAAAAGTAAAAGGTAAAGGCGGACATGGGTCAAGTCCACATTTAGCTAATGATGCTATTATGGCTGCCAGTACTTTTGTAACAAATGTTCAAACAGTCGTTTCGAGAAGGCTGAATCCATTTGATATGGGTGTTGTAACGATAAGTTCATTCAATGGATTAGGATCTTTAAATGTTATACAAGAAAATGTAGAGCTTGCCGGCGATGTGAGATATATGGAAAGCCGTATTGGTCACCAAATTCATGATGAAATCTTGCAACTAATAGAAGGTTTAGAAGAATCATATAATGTGAAATGTGATTTCCAATATGAACTTGACTGTATTCCACTTATTAATCATTATAAGCAAACTGATTATTTAGTAGATATACTTGCTACGAGCCAAGGCGAATACTTTCAATCATTAAAAGAACACGAACAATTAACAAGTTCAGAAGACTTCGCCAGTTACTTAGAAAAGATACCAGGTTCATTCTTCTTTATAGGATGTAAACCATATCATTTAGAAGAAGCGTATTACAATCATAGTCCTAAATTTGTTGTGAACGAAGATGCTTTACTAACTGCGAGTAAGGCATTAGGAGAAGTTGTATTAAATAGATTAAATATAGAAGATTAA
- a CDS encoding GntR family transcriptional regulator, with protein MHLKHHYHYPSEWLKHRSTGEQVASEIRLAIISKEIVKGDKLSENKIAQQFEVSRSPVRDAFKLLQQDNLISLERMGAVVLGLSDNNQKEIYDIRLMLESFVFERLQNDNNAEVIQQLNKILKMMTVAIEFEDADEFTRLDLLFHESMITAINHQYIEMIWHSLTPVMECLILVSMRQRMQNDPKDFDRVIHNHKVYIEAIETKNRNKMKEAFHLNFDDVDEQIDVLWNSQINLDRK; from the coding sequence ATGCATTTGAAACATCATTATCATTACCCTAGTGAATGGTTAAAGCATCGTTCAACTGGTGAACAAGTAGCGAGTGAGATTAGACTTGCTATTATAAGTAAGGAGATCGTTAAGGGTGATAAATTAAGTGAAAATAAGATTGCTCAACAATTTGAGGTTAGTCGATCGCCTGTAAGGGATGCATTTAAATTGTTACAGCAAGACAACTTAATATCTCTTGAAAGAATGGGAGCTGTTGTACTTGGATTATCAGATAATAATCAGAAAGAAATATATGATATTAGACTCATGTTAGAATCTTTTGTATTTGAAAGATTACAAAATGATAATAACGCTGAAGTCATTCAACAGTTAAATAAAATTTTGAAAATGATGACGGTAGCAATAGAGTTTGAAGATGCAGATGAATTTACGAGGTTAGATTTATTGTTTCATGAATCCATGATAACAGCTATCAATCATCAATATATTGAAATGATTTGGCATAGTTTAACACCTGTTATGGAATGTTTAATTTTAGTATCTATGAGACAAAGAATGCAAAATGATCCAAAAGATTTCGATAGGGTCATTCATAATCATAAAGTTTATATAGAAGCGATTGAAACGAAAAATAGAAATAAAATGAAAGAAGCATTCCATTTGAATTTTGATGATGTAGATGAACAAATTGATGTTCTATGGAATTCACAAATCAACTTAGACAGAAAGTAG
- the gntK gene encoding gluconokinase: protein MKYMIGIDIGTTSTKAVIYDEEGNFLKKHSNEYPMTTTEIGVAEENPAEIFDAVLFTVKRVVRDIGAKPEDIKLLSFSSAMHSLIAMDKNNQPLTECITWADNRAREYADIINDQHEGIEIYKRTGTPIHPMSPLSKIYWLKNEHPEIYNNTHKWIDIKSYVFYQLFEEYVMDHSIGSATGMMNLKSLSWDEEALELLGINEEQLPTLVPTTYIMKNVSEKYADIMGINHETPIIVGASDGVLSNLGVNSFREGEVAVTIGTSGAIRTIIDEPKTDDKGRIFCYVLTEDHYCIGGPVNNGGVVLRWLRDELLASEVETAKRLGVDSYDVLTKIASRVKPGANGLLFHPYLAGERAPLWNANARGSYFGLTLTHKKEHMIRAALEGVLLNLYTVYLALIEVMDKSPEQIKATGGFAKSEVWRQMMADIFDTSVEVPESYESSCLGACVLALKALGEIENFDVLDNMVGKTYQHNPIQENVDIYQSLIPIFINLSRKLSDEYDLITEFQEKHS, encoded by the coding sequence ATGAAATACATGATAGGTATTGATATAGGTACAACAAGCACAAAGGCAGTAATTTATGATGAGGAAGGTAATTTTCTTAAAAAACATAGTAACGAATATCCAATGACAACGACTGAAATAGGGGTTGCAGAGGAAAATCCTGCTGAAATTTTTGACGCTGTTCTTTTTACAGTTAAAAGAGTCGTAAGAGATATTGGTGCTAAACCTGAAGATATTAAATTATTAAGCTTTAGTAGTGCAATGCACAGTTTAATAGCGATGGATAAGAATAACCAACCATTAACTGAATGTATTACATGGGCAGATAATAGAGCGAGAGAATATGCTGATATTATTAATGATCAACATGAAGGCATTGAAATTTATAAAAGAACAGGGACACCTATACATCCGATGTCACCACTGTCTAAAATTTATTGGTTAAAAAATGAACATCCTGAAATATATAACAATACGCATAAGTGGATTGATATTAAATCTTATGTATTTTATCAATTATTTGAAGAATATGTGATGGACCATTCAATAGGGTCTGCTACAGGCATGATGAATTTAAAATCATTAAGCTGGGATGAAGAAGCATTAGAATTATTAGGAATTAATGAAGAACAATTACCAACACTTGTGCCGACTACATATATTATGAAAAATGTTTCAGAAAAATATGCAGATATAATGGGCATCAATCATGAAACACCAATTATTGTTGGTGCATCTGATGGTGTGTTATCAAACTTAGGCGTCAATAGTTTTAGAGAAGGCGAAGTAGCTGTAACGATAGGAACGAGTGGTGCAATTAGAACGATAATTGATGAGCCTAAAACTGACGATAAAGGAAGAATTTTCTGTTACGTCTTAACGGAAGATCACTATTGTATCGGTGGTCCAGTTAATAACGGCGGTGTCGTCTTAAGATGGTTACGAGATGAACTGTTAGCAAGTGAAGTTGAAACTGCAAAACGTCTAGGCGTTGATTCATATGATGTATTAACAAAAATTGCGAGTCGTGTGAAACCTGGAGCAAATGGCCTTTTATTCCATCCGTATTTAGCTGGCGAAAGAGCGCCTTTATGGAATGCAAATGCGAGAGGTAGTTACTTTGGATTAACGTTAACGCACAAAAAAGAACATATGATTAGAGCAGCTTTAGAAGGTGTATTACTAAACCTTTACACTGTATATCTTGCTTTAATAGAAGTGATGGATAAATCACCTGAACAAATTAAAGCAACTGGTGGATTTGCTAAAAGTGAAGTATGGAGACAAATGATGGCTGACATATTTGATACTTCAGTTGAAGTGCCTGAAAGTTATGAAAGTTCATGTTTAGGCGCTTGTGTATTAGCTTTAAAAGCTTTAGGGGAAATTGAAAACTTTGATGTATTAGATAATATGGTTGGTAAGACGTATCAACATAATCCAATTCAAGAAAATGTTGATATTTATCAATCACTTATACCAATCTTTATCAATTTAAGCCGTAAATTATCAGATGAATATGATTTGATTACAGAATTTCAAGAAAAGCATTCATAA